Proteins from one Podospora pseudocomata strain CBS 415.72m chromosome 4, whole genome shotgun sequence genomic window:
- a CDS encoding hypothetical protein (EggNog:ENOG503P0FV) has product MVALSWRPCRGLNTSPLGPYPNWDLLAEAGWYDTTGKKGHLKEYAPSPQEEVSSCLQRSLESEALVSRFTEDDSWPSDCGKVEGTPTATSPWTVTPPEHSEEKAKELEHAQSFDLKDFAYFYNHDGRDHASTHLEGHALPKTPISQPAVTKTAPVLGPSKVWALPPRIRRRKKTKPAGESPPSSKVNPIDKPKPKKRGAFTDKAKKRSTALTRQLKSCIRCRMNRGRCLPNPSFPSGPCLTCQLMTGPTLSKMPCYRYIITEASLYREQKAPWQIFSRRWQSMDIVDISSSDWAPSSRIRTIVVSHLNVPTQFAFQVREFIPTAGDILEDEVTDPVEGTVTKVPLPRFAVADMKATAENMRGFVDGNVHNFITAMVGRDELLWETYLMAFRQVGLARTKQEQTLLSNTFRLWVVCRMTSSPVYICGDDKLGGTPHPLCDNRVMMPLLMTAQFECINYTTFLRPWSRAVLKQLNDLVLAKKREYWLTIYLTMFVLLHSCAMITKRDEETARQFRIPGKYANPASIREHHCGAQTMLAHFHYINRGVVPFSLPLHTKDGRSDLAKAANLTEEQVSFVRMTAEMVKDIARQSTMRTVREQEDVGHDLYWVSMLYDQEWRPKQNE; this is encoded by the exons ATGGTCGCCCTCTCTTGGCGGCCTTGTCGGGGGTTGAATACAAGCCCCTTGGGGCCATATCCCAACTGGGACTTACTTGCCGAGGCTGGGTGGTATGACACCACAGGAAAGAAAGGTCATCTCAAGGAATATGCCCCATCACCTCAGGAGGAAGTCTCAAGCTGCCTTCAGCGAAGTCTAGAATCAGAGGCTTTGGTGTCACGGTTTACTGAGGATGATTCCTGGCCATCGGATTGTGGGAAGGTAGAGGGCACACCTACAGCCACCTCTCCTTGGACAGTCACTCCCCCTGAACATTCCGaagagaaggccaaggagctggagcatGCCCAATCTTTTGACTTGAAAGACTTTGCATATTTCTACAACCATGACGGCCGCGATCACGCAAGCACACACCTTGAAGGCCATGCGTTGCCCAAAACACCTATTTCGCAACCAGCAGTTACCAAGACTGCCCCCGTACTTGGACCAAGCAAAGTGTGGGCTCTTCCGCCA CGAATCCGTCgcagaaagaaaacaaagccGGCTGGCGAGAGTCCGCCGAGCAGCAAGGTCAACCCCATCGATAAACCCAAACCGAAGAAACGGGGTGCTTTTACCGACAAAGCCAAGAAACGCAGCACGGCCCTGACTCGTCAACTAAAGTCATGTATCAGGTGTCGTATGAACAGAGGGCGT TGCCTtccaaacccctccttcccttccgGACCCTGCCTCACGTGTCAACTCATGACTGGCCCAACACTGAGCAAGATGCCATGCTACCGCTACATTATTACGGAAGCTTCCCTCTATCGCGAACAAAAAGCCCCCTGGCAGATCTTCAGCCGTCGCTGGCAAAGCATGGACATTGTCGACATTTCGTCGTCCGACTGGGCACCCTCTTCTCGTATCAGAACCATCGTGGTCAGCCACCTCAACGTTCCAACACAATTTGCATTTCAGGTCAGAGAGTTCATTCCCACCGCTGGCGACATCTTGGAAGACGAGGTTACCGACCCTGTGGAAGGGACAGTGACAAAAGTCCCGTTGCCGAGGTTTGCAGTAGCGGATATGAAGGCCACAGCGGAGAACATGAGGGGCTTTGTAGATGGAAATGTCCACAACTTCATCACAGCCATGGTGGGGCGAGATGAGCTGTTGTGGGAGACGTATTTGATGGCTTTCAGGCAggttgggttggcgagg ACAAAACAAGAACAAACCCTCCTGTCAAACACATTCCGTCTCTGGGTTGTGTGCCGCATGACAAGCTCACCAGTGTACATCTGCGGAGACGACAAACTTGGAGGCACTCCGCACCCGCTTTGCGACAACCGCGTCATGATGCCCTTGCTGATGACGGCACAGTTTGAGTGCATCAACTACACTACCTTTCTAAGACCATGGAGCAGGGCGGTGTTGAAACAGCTGAACGACTTGGTGTTGGCGAAAAAGAGAGAATACTGGTTAACCATTTATTTGACAATGTTTGTGTTACTACACAGCTGCGCCATGATCACCAAGCGGGACGAGGAAACCGCGAGGCAGTTTAGGATACCT GGTAAATACGCCAACCCAGCCAGTATCAGAGAACATCACTGTGGTGCCCAGACGATGCTTGCCCACTTTCACTACATCAACCGAGGGGTCGTTCCCTTTTCGCTCCCACTGCATACAAAAGATGGAAGAAGTGATCTGGCCAAGGCAGCAAATTTGACCGAGGAGCAGGTCAGCTTTGTGAGAATGACAGCCGAGATGGTCAAAGACATCGCAAGAC AAAGCACCATGAGAACTGTCCGAGAACAGGAAGACGTCGGTCATGATTTGTACTGGGTTTCTATGCTCTATGACCAGGAGTGGAGGCCAAAACAAAACGAgtga
- a CDS encoding hypothetical protein (EggNog:ENOG503P84V) has translation MTTITLAATGQTGAHGTQQWDNSTAIKAPRGSFGRQGRDASFPTSGTSGGEIHVGLSFDPARPGIIQVTGQAHRMGERYQVGGKQSLLLDCRGGDGGHGGIGENGQSGGDGFDGRDATQTSEATDGSPGMNGGDGGRGTSGANGGAGGHAHVTVNEEDLDTLIGVEWDVRGGYGGCVGEHGAGGAGGHGGDGGAGCTWSERYVAAVHTNANGQHYTEYATRYHSRPAGRGGPGGMAGRTPNDLLYPGQDGPMGYSEVIVNYKDGRRGVFQSRYMLEVVDFKVYDENGDGINEPGERLIISDIVIKNTGQMPSPKISRLQILVRGTKWLEPILEPLEIPAEIPPGHSVKVPGVLKAWIKNETVDRSSGTLLRAQDTVSLRAYSQRLQRDVPEFSGGVGIVCQYPLLMTTPKYLDSVAKGDIVTFSWTIQNISTKSQGRIGTLQREAGTHLSDPNGMFDLKRAPKDTPHDIMDMIEVIEPGEVIPITVDFQVSELVNEFTTGNMFVTLILSDPHGKQMRNVVAFDLRIQISPSYRYNPAARFLLVINGSSPNAFVLHLLHFLQLGLHLPVDIFNLSLSGAYTTADTRDDILANYSGKTIIFLGNPMNYFQDGQRHPWELLDIDQASELARAGTSFLIISPENMQSLKGFSHLVSSGVSPFQPANAFTQTSNIKDLLTKLTPKTAPTPARVVLPVKKKFMKKLDKTLAATAKTAQQKLSDTFPLRRFLIAPSSLISDPKAKETGLDIIEGLPHSTKLVATLQPFRPDSPVISEYNMVMLTHSLPFSDQCAIFWNLAGIDTTYGVPTSTIYKGSSLSHLRVYGDGNTAQKVSGKALESLTWSLSTLLASEITHFRSGSGTSSLPLLSQLPLLSTFITSFPGKGFTPAEITATFTPLTQLLGFLRGVTSPLTLGQKLGANLTRAGKRRTKLRSVVLNQLCSPVVKAMPPLPKKTTDPEGVVTKNKPPGEEVADVEKETKKQILEVKRSGARGGRGMNRIQRVNMVCSLLLEALTGTEGVGFVDVINDPEAGGESVRVLGSFAEYDQLLAKLEERRGRLERDVEYSFGRLSGMVQRGGTVRAEQQQQQQPQIQRRATEPDGGGSGEGDGISFVSRSMTVSPVTTVASPIVFGRGPVEVLRGGIGKEASVAEKVEEVVYAHELPLTVPIRGAELAA, from the exons ATGACTACAATCACCCTGGCCGCGACAGGCCAAACTGGTGCTCATGGGACTCAACAATGGGATAACTCAACAGCCATCAAAGCGCCGCGGGGATCCTTTGGTCGCCAGGGACGAGATGCCAGTTTTCCAACTTCCGGAACCAGCGGAGGAGAGATACATGTCGGGCTGAGCTTTGACCCGGCCAGGCCAGGTATAATTCAGGTCACTGGACAGGCGCATCGCATGGGGGAGCGGTATCAGGTTGGGGGCAAACAGTCTTTGCTGCTGGACTgtcgaggtggagatggagggcACGGGGGAATCGGTGAGAATGGCCAGtctgggggtgatgggtttgACGGACGGGATGCGACACAGACGAGCGAGGCTACTGATGGATCGCCGGGGATGAACGGAGGAGA TGGCGGCCGTGGAACGAGTGGGGCGAATGGCGGCGCAGGAGGCCATGCTCATGTCACGGTAAATGAGGAAGATCTTGACACCCTCATCGGTGTTGAGTGGGACGTCAGAGGCGGCTATGGTGGTTGCGTCGGTGAACATGGCGCCGGGGGAGCcggtggccatggcggtGACGGCGGTGCCGGTTGTACATG GTCAGAGAGATATGTTGCAGCCGTACACACCAATGCAAACGGTCAACACTACACAGAGTATGCCACCAGGTATCATTCGAGACCtgcggggagaggaggaccaGGAGGCATGGCCGGAAGAACTCCAAATGACTTGTTGTATCCTGGTCAAGACGGTCCGATGGGCTACTCTGAGGTCATTGTCAACTACAAAgatggaaggaggggagtgtTCCAATCACGCTACATGCTCGAGGTTGTCGACTTCAAAGTGTATGATGAGAACGGGGATGGCATCAACGAGCCCGGAGAACGGCTAATCATCAgcgacatcgtcatcaagaACACAGGCCAAATGCCGTCACCAAAGATATCTCGCCTGCAAATCTTGGTCAGGGGCACAAAATGGCTGGAGCCCATCCTTGAGCCCTTGGAGATTCCAGCCGAGATTCCACCAGGACACAGTGTCAAGGTTCCGGGTGTGCTGAAGGCCTGGATCAAGAACGAAACCGTCGACCGCAGCTCGGGCACACTTCTCCGCGCACAAGATACCGTCTCACTCAGAGCCTACTCCCAGCGGTTGCAGAGAGATGTTCCCGAGTTTAGCGGCGGTGTGGGCATCGTCTGCCAATACCCGCTGCTCATGACCACGCCAAAGTATCTGGACAGCGTAGCAAAGGGTGATATTGTCACCTTTTCCTGGACGATACAAAACATCTCCACCAAGTCACAGGGTCGTATTGGCACTCTACAGCGCGAGGCTGGGACACATCTTTCCGATCCCAACGGCATGTTCGATTTGAAGCGAGCTCCAAAGGACACGCCGCACGACATTATGGATATGATCGAAGTAATCGAGCCTGGCGAGGTTATTCCAATCACTGTTGACTTTCAAGTATCGGAGCTGGTCAACGAATTCACCACAGGCAACATGTTTGTCACTCTGATTCTCTCAGATCCTCACGGAAAACAGATGCGGAACGTGGTGGCATTTGACTTGCGCATTCAGATCTCGCCTTCATACCGCTACAACCCAGCAGCACGATTCCTGCTTGTCATCAACGGGTCTTCGCCCAATGCCTTTGTGCTGCACTTGCTCCACTTCCTTCAACTCGGGCTTCACCTTCCTGTGGACATCTTCAATCTCAGTCTCAGCGGCGCATACACGACAGCCGACACTCGTGACGACATCTTGGCCAACTACAGCGGCAAGACCATCATCTTTCTGGGGAATCCCATGAACTATTTCCAAGACGGACAACGACACCCCTGGGAACTGCTGGACATTGATCAAGCCTCTGAGCTCGCAAGAGCAGGAACCAGCTTTCTCATCATCTCGCCCGAGAACATGCAGAGTCTAAAAGGGTTCAGTCATCTGGTCTCCAGCGGCGTCTCGCCCTTTCAACCAGCTAATGCTTTCACCCAaaccagcaacatcaaggACTTGCTGACCAAGCTGACCCCCAAGACAGCCCCGACTCCTGCACGTGTTGTCTTGccggtcaagaagaagttcatgaagaagctcgacaagaCCCTCGCCGCAACTGCCAAAACAGCCCAGCAGAAGCTCTCCGACACCTTTCCCCTTCGCCGCTTTCTCATTGCTCCCTCCAGCCTAATCAGTGACCCCAAAGCCAAGGAAACCGGCCTCGATATCATCGAAGGTCTTCCGCACTCCACCAAACTAGTCGCCACTCTCCAACCATTCCGCCCCGACTCCCCTGTGATTTCAGAGTACAACATGGTCATgctcacccactccctccccttctctgACCAATGCGCCATCTTCTGGAACCTCGCAGGAATAGACACCACCTACGGAGTCCCCACCTCGACAATCTACAAgggctcctccctctcccatcTCCGCGTCTACGGCGACGGCAACACCGCCCAAAAGGTCAGTGGCAAAGCCCTCGAGTCCCTCACCTGGtctctctccaccctcctcgcctccgaGATAACCCACTTccgctccggctccggcacctcctccctcccccttttgtcccaactccccctcctctccaccttcatcacctccttccccggcAAGGGGTTCACACCCGCCGAAATAACAGCCACCTTCACCCCGCTGACCCAactcctcggcttcctccggggcgtcacctcccccctgACCCTCGGCCAAAAGTTGGgcgccaacctcaccagaGCCGGCAAGCGCCGCACCAAACTCCGCAGCGTCGTCCTCAACCAACTCTGCAGCCCCGTCGTCAAAGCCATGCCCCCCTTGCCAAAAAAGACGACCGATCCCGAGGGCGTCGTGACCAAGAACAAACCCCCCGGCGAGGAAGTCGCCGACGTGGAGAAAGAGACCAAGAAGCAGATTCTGGAGGTGAAAAGGTCAGGCgcgaggggagggagggggatgaacAGGATCCAGAGGGTGAATATGGTTTGCTCGCTTCTGCTCGAGGCCCTGACCGGGACGGAAGGGGTGGGGTTTGTGGATGTGATTAACGATccggaggcggggggggagagcgtgagggtgttgggtAGTTTTGCAGAGTATGACCAGTTGCTTGccaagttggaggagaggagggggaggttggaacGGGATGTCGAGTATAGCTTTGGGAGGTTGAGCGGGATGGTTCAGAGGGGGGGGACGGTCAGGGcggaacagcagcagcagcaacagccgcagATACAGAGGCGGGCGACGGAGCCGGATGGAGGAGGTagtggtgagggggatgggattaGCTTCGTGAGTAGGTCCATGACTGTCAGTCCTGTCACGACGGTGGCGTCGCCAATTGTGTTTGGAAGGGGGCCGGTCGAGGTGTTGCGTGGGGGTATTGGGAAAGAGGCGAGTGTGgcggagaaggtggaggaggttgtgtaTGCACATGAGTTACCTCTTACGGTTCCTATTCGTGGTGCTGAGCTGGCAGCGTGA
- a CDS encoding hypothetical protein (COG:E; EggNog:ENOG503NY61) — MTMLSDATTAPAPYYSQGLRARFHIDRVRLEQADVDARLNGGKCADIEYEVDEAKYRARSTARVKAGGLPTSVPDGWPTKLSGPLVWTSNSFPSEDEYVYYLTPSDKTEILAALAFFKSHNLDSQKVTKYLFPLPDLGPILSGICNDIYLGKGFYIVRGLDPDDYPLADLTAIYLGLSSYVASRRGRQDQRGSMLIHVMQRGDQSAESTLHDSIYSSDKPFHTDTVTDTLCLFTQELASSGGRSTFASAWTVYNELAATRPDLIHTLASPDWPFDTYGRDPPFYRRALMYFHDHRLITSFSRRLLVGHAPFTPRSKAIPGLTEAQAEALDAVHFIAKKHEIKPRMERGDIRFVNNLGLLHRREAFENVQGSKPRHLVRIWLNNDEGMCWNLPWPLRLAWARVFDDDFEDEGSDKRGRYWDYAPLRHPVTGRVLNTGGSCD, encoded by the coding sequence ATGACCATGCTCAGTGATGCCACTACTGCTCCGGCACCCTATTACTCTCAGGGTCTGCGTGCCCGCTTCCACATCGATCGTGTCCGGCTCGAACAAGCCGACGTAGATGCTCGCCTGAACGGAGGCAAATGCGCGGACATTGAGTATGAAGTCGATGAAGCCAAATACCGTGCTCGGTCGACAGCTCGTGTCAAAGCAGGCGGTCTTCCCACCTCGGTGCCTGACGGCTGGCCAACAAAGCTCTCAGGGCCCCTGGTCTGGACCTCAAACTCATTCCCTTCTGAAGACGAATACGTCTACTACCTCACCCCGTCTGACAAGACCGAGATTCTGgccgccctcgccttcttcaaatcCCACAACCTCGACTCTCAGAAAGTGACCAAGtacctcttcccccttcccgacCTTGGCCCGATCTTGTCCGGCATCTGCAACGACATCTATCTCGGCAAAGGCTTTTACATCGTCCGCGGTCTTGACCCCGACGACTACCCCCTCGCCGACCTGACCGCCATCTACCTCGGCCTCTCGTCTTACGTCGCCTCCCGGCGCGGCCGCCAGGACCAGCGCGGCTCGATGCTCATCCACGTCATGCAGCGCGGGGATCAATCCGCTGAGTCCACTCTCCACGACAGCATCTACTCCTCCGACAAACCCTTCCACACCGACACCGTAACCGACACACTCTGTCTCTTCACCCAAGAGCTCGCCTCTTCAGGCGGCAGATCCACCTTTGCCTCAGCCTGGACAGTCTACAACGAGCTCGCGGCCACCCGCCCGGACCTCATCcacaccctcgcctcccccgaCTGGCCGTTCGACACCTACGGCCGCgacccccctttttaccGCCGGGCACTGATGTATTTTCACGACCACCgcctcatcacctcctttTCCCGCCGTCTTCTCGTCGGCCACGCACCCTTCACCCCGCGGAGCAAGGCTATCCCAGGGCTGACAGAGGCGCAAGCCGAGGCCCTCGACGCGGTTCATTTTATTGCCAAGAAACATGAGATCAAACCCCGGATGGAGAGGGGTGACATCAGGTTTGTGAACAACCTCGGCTTGCTTCACAGAAGAGAGGCGTTTGAGAATGTACAGGGTAGTAAACCGAGGCATCTGGTGAGGATCTGGCTGAATAATGATGAGGGAATGTGCTGGAACCTGCCTTGGCCGTTGAGGCTGGCTTGGGCgagggtgtttgatgatgattttgaggatgaggggagTGATAAGAGGGGGAGGTATTGGGACTATGCTCCGTTGAGGCACCCCGtgacggggagggtgttgaatACGGGTGGTTCCTGTGACTGA
- a CDS encoding hypothetical protein (EggNog:ENOG503PR4D), which translates to MLSKSLTQRLPGVTQALAKRAPRVVVPCTRPMQLQHRLQVQQPPSSPSCFQRRTAVSFQPNHDYPGHDQANDMGGPGGQESFPASMPYRRKIEYETFYGVLLAIALMCIAKLVQQNYDPKMNYVLVHDNTKGELDDVKYIPMPKVREQPVVAEIREEVIIPIKKVDRDDKVQRWA; encoded by the exons ATGCTCTCCAAATCTCTCACCCAGCGGCTGCCGGGCGTTACACAAGCCCTCGCCAAACGCGCTCCGCGTGTAGTGGTCCCTTGCACACGTCCCATGCAGCTGCAACATCGACTGCAGGTGCAGCAGCCGCCGTCATCGCCTTCCTGTTTCCAACGTCGTACAGCCGTGTCATTCCAGCCAAACCATGACTACCCAGGCCACGATCAAGCAAACGACATGGGAGGACCCGGAGGCCAAGAGTCCTTCCCGGCTAGTATGCCTTATCGAAG AAAAATTGAATACGAGACATTCTACGGCGTGTTGCTGGCCATCGCCCTCATGTGTATCGCCAAGCTCGTGCAGCAGAACTACGACCCAAAGATGAATTATGTGCTGGTGCATGATAATACAAAGGGGGAGCTGGACGATGTAAAGTACATCCCGATGCCCAAGGTGCGGGAGCAGCCGGTGGTTGCGGAGATccgggaggaggtgattatCCCTATCAAGAAGGTTGATAGAGATGACAAGGTGCAGAGGTGGGCTTGA